From a region of the Oncorhynchus tshawytscha isolate Ot180627B linkage group LG14, Otsh_v2.0, whole genome shotgun sequence genome:
- the kpna3 gene encoding LOW QUALITY PROTEIN: importin subunit alpha-4 (The sequence of the model RefSeq protein was modified relative to this genomic sequence to represent the inferred CDS: inserted 2 bases in 1 codon; deleted 2 bases in 2 codons) translates to MAENADLDNHRIKSFKNKGRDVETMRRHRNEVTVELRKNKRDEHLLKKRNVPQEESLEDSDIDSDFKGQNVTLEAILQNAVSDNGLIQLSAVQAARKLLSSDRNXPIDDLIKSGILPILVKCLERDDNPSLQFEAAWALTNIASGTSQQTQAVVKSNAVPLFLRLLQSPHQNVCEQAVWALGNIIGDGPQCRDYVISLGVVKPLLSFINPSIPITFLRNVTWVIVNLCRNKDPPPPMETVQEILPALCVLIYHTDINILVDTVWALSYLTDGGNEQIQMVIDSGVVPFLVPLLSHQEVKVQTAALRAVGNIVTGTDEQTQVVLNCDVLSHFPNLLTHPKEKINKEAVWFLSNITAGNQQQVQAVIDAGLLPMIIHQLAKGDFGTQKEAAWAISNLTISGRKDQVEYLVQQNVVPPFCSLLSVKDSQVVQVVLDGLKNVLIMAGEEASTIAEIIEECGGLEKIENLQQHENEDIYKLAFEIIDQYFSGDDIDEDPSLIPEATQGGTFNFDPATNLQAKEFKF, encoded by the exons ATGGCAGAAAACGCCGACTTGGATAACCACCGAATTAAGAGCTTCAAAAATAAGGGGCGCGATGTCGAG acTATGCGAAGACATCGCAATGAAGTGACAGTGGAGCTGAGAAAG AACAAACGAGATGAGCACCTTCTGAAGAAGAGGAACGTTCCACAGGAGGAGAGCCTGGAAGACTCAGACATAGACTCTGACTTTAAAGGG CAAAATGTAACACTGGAAGCCATCTTACAG AATGCTGTCAGTGAC AACGGACTCATCCAGCTCAGTGCCGTGCAGGCAGCCAGAAAACTCCTGTCCAGTGACAGAAA CCCCATCGACGACTTGATTAAGTCTGGCATCCTGCCCATCCTGGTCAAATGCCTGGAGAGGGACGACAA tccctctctccagtTTGAGGCTGCCTGGGCGTTGACCAACATAGCATCAGGGACGTCACAACAGACTCAAGCTGTGGTCAAATCTA ATGCTGTGCCTCTA TTCCTGCGGCTGCTACAATCTCCTCACCAGAACGTATGTGAACAGGCCGTGTGGGCGCTAGGCAACATCATCG GCGATGGACCGCAGTGCAGGGATTACGTAATCTCCTTGGGCGTGGTCAAGCCCCTGCTGTCATTTATTAacccctccatccccatcacctTCCTCCGCAACGTCACCTGGGTCATTGTCAACCTCTGCCGCAACAAGGACCCACCGCCCCCCATGGAGACAGTACAGGAG ATTCTACCTGCTCTCTGTGTATTGATATACCACACTGATATAAAT ATCCTAGTGGATACAGTGTGGGCCTTGTCCTATCTCACAGATGGAGGGAACGAACAGATCCAGATGGTCATCGACTCGGGGGTTGTCCCCTTCCTCGTCCCCCTGCTCAGCCACCAAGAGGTCAAAGTTCAG ACTGCAGCTCTGAGGGCAGTGGGGAACATTGTGACGGGGACAGACGAGCAGACGCAGGTGGTGCTCAACTGTGACGTCCTCTCGCACTTCCCCAACCTGCTCACACACCCCAAGGAGAAGATCAACAAG GAGGCCGTGTGGTTCCTGTCCAACATCACAGCAGGCAACCagcagcaggtgcaggcagtCATCGACGCTGGCCTGCTGCCCATGATCATCCACCAGCTGGCTAAG GGAGACTTTGGCACACAGAAGGAGGCAGCTTGGGCCATCAGCAACTTGACAATAAGTGGAAGAAAAGATCAG GTGGAGTACCTGGTGCAGCAGAATGTGGTTCCTCCGTTCTGCAGCCTGCTGTCTGTGAAGGACTCCCAGGTGGTTCAGGTGGTCCTAGACGGCCTCAAGAACGTCCTCATTATGGCCGGGGAAGAGGCCAGCACCATCGCTGAGATCATAGAGGAGTGtggag GTCTAGAGAAGATCGAGAACCTTCAGCAGCATGAAAACGAGGACATCTACAAACTAGCCTTCGAGATCATCGACCAGTACTTCTCAGGAGACGAT attgatgaggatccCAGCTTGATACCCGAAGCCACTCAGGGCGGAACATTCAACTTTGACCCCGCCACCAACCTGCAAGCAAAGGAGTTCAAGTTTTAA
- the ebpl gene encoding emopamil-binding protein-like, with the protein MVSAAFKETQSLFTPVTVYSLLACATQFVVGYILAQIWGRKCSGTDRWVLVWLFYDAIVHITLEGPFVYMSLVGTVATSDNIFAELWKEYGKADERWLHSDPTIVSLELLTVVLDGILALVLVYAIVKDKHYRHFVQITLCVCELYRGWVTFCPDRLAGSPNLKSDHWLYLWIYLVFFNGVWVVVPGLLLWQSWLSLK; encoded by the exons ATGGTATCGGCCGCGTTTAAAGAAACCCAATCTCTCTTTACTCCAGTGACGGTTTATTCTCTGCTGGCCTGCGCCACTCAGTTCGTCGTGGGATACATCCTCGCGCAGATATGGGGAAGAAAATGCTCTGGAACTGATAGATGGGTGCTCGTGTGGCTTTTCTACGACGCAATTGTTCACATTACTTTG GAAGGACCCTTTGTTTACATGTCACTTGTTGGAACCGTGGCAACTTCAGACAATATTTTTGCTGAACTTT GGAAGGAGTATGGAAAGGCAGATGAGCGCTGGCTCCACTCTGACCCCACCATCGTCTCCTTGGAGTTGCTGAcggtggtcctggatggcatccTGGCGCTGGTGCTTGTCTATGCCATCGTCAAGGACAAACACTACAG GCACTTTGTCCAGatcacgttgtgtgtgtgtgagttgtacAGAGGCTGGGTGACCTTCTGTCCAGACAGGCTGGCAGGCAGCCCCAACCTCAAATCAGACCACTGGCTCTACTTATGGATCTACCTGGTCTTCTTCAATGGGGTGTGGGTGGTGGTGCCTGGACTGCTGCTGTGGCAATCGTGGCTGTCACTCAAATGA